One genomic segment of Myxococcota bacterium includes these proteins:
- a CDS encoding peptidyl-prolyl cis-trans isomerase: protein MWRPLLQFALLGTALFTFDRLWWDPPRAEPVVIAEARVRAVHDELARALRRAPERAELERALAPEVDETLLYREALARGYDRGDPVIFRRLVQNLRFAGADESRDDAALYAEAIEMGMHRTDIVVRRRLVQRMRLDLEAAGVTEEPAEDALRSYLETHADRYRSPARVRLRQLYFRGEADARAALAELRGATNSEDGRPRGDAFLHPAEQPSQTERELGDRFGASFASEVFASEAETWSGPVASAYGTHLVWVHERTPERAQRFEEVRDQVRYAWLAERRREALETALERLREGVPVEVQWPAS from the coding sequence GTGTGGCGACCCCTCCTGCAGTTCGCCCTGTTGGGTACGGCGCTCTTTACTTTCGACCGCCTGTGGTGGGATCCGCCGCGGGCCGAGCCGGTGGTGATCGCCGAGGCTCGGGTACGAGCCGTCCACGATGAGCTGGCCCGCGCGCTGCGGCGGGCCCCCGAGCGCGCCGAGCTCGAACGCGCCCTCGCGCCCGAGGTGGACGAGACCCTCCTCTACCGCGAAGCCCTGGCGCGCGGCTACGACCGCGGGGATCCGGTGATCTTCCGCCGCCTCGTCCAGAATCTCCGCTTCGCCGGGGCCGACGAGAGCCGCGATGACGCCGCGCTCTATGCGGAGGCGATCGAGATGGGCATGCATCGCACCGACATCGTGGTGCGTCGCCGGCTGGTGCAGCGTATGCGGCTCGATCTCGAGGCGGCGGGCGTGACCGAGGAACCGGCCGAGGACGCACTGCGCTCCTACCTCGAGACCCACGCCGACCGCTACCGCAGCCCGGCGCGAGTGCGGCTGCGCCAGCTCTACTTTCGCGGCGAGGCCGACGCGCGGGCGGCGTTGGCCGAGCTGCGGGGCGCGACGAACTCCGAAGACGGGCGTCCCCGTGGCGATGCCTTCCTGCACCCGGCCGAGCAACCGTCCCAGACCGAGCGCGAGCTCGGTGATCGCTTCGGGGCGAGCTTCGCGTCGGAGGTGTTCGCGAGCGAAGCGGAAACCTGGAGTGGACCCGTGGCGTCGGCCTACGGAACCCACCTCGTGTGGGTGCACGAGCGCACCCCCGAGCGCGCCCAGCGCTTCGAAGAGGTGCGCGACCAGGTGCGCTACGCCTGGCTGGCCGAGCGGCGACGCGAGGC
- a CDS encoding aromatic ring-hydroxylating dioxygenase subunit alpha — MPATPLRTPMERAPDPGLGTAAVPKDRYTSRSFMDLEWERMWSRVWLMAGRVSDLERPGDYFTFEIGPESILIILQPDGSLAARYNVCMHRGNRLREPGRGHAESFSCLFHGWKYGLDGKLLEVLDPESFPQGCEGLDLRPVRCETWAGFVFVNLDPDAVPLHEYLGVIPEHLDPYHFEEWKVAFECTIEIECNWKTSVDAFNEAYHLAATHTWTLEFSDDVGTLYDCYDKHTRMIFPEVQASPRHEGAGTVTPGIRDMFLARVGVDLEKFEGGPAEARTAYADAIRKLGPTLGCDFSELNESQMCDDFHYTVFPNVTFNTHSMFTWVFTHRPHPEDPNKMYFDFWSLLRAPAQDLPRPEKRLYRTADGDTLAGECEGGDLLDEDLYNLPRIQAGMRSKAFESLHLGEQEIRIRHFHRTLERYLEGSL; from the coding sequence ATGCCGGCCACGCCCCTGCGCACCCCGATGGAACGCGCGCCCGATCCGGGCCTCGGCACCGCCGCAGTTCCGAAGGACCGCTACACCTCGCGCTCCTTCATGGACCTCGAGTGGGAACGCATGTGGAGTCGGGTCTGGTTGATGGCCGGTCGCGTGTCGGACCTCGAGCGACCGGGCGATTACTTCACCTTCGAGATCGGGCCCGAGTCGATCCTGATCATTCTCCAACCCGACGGCAGCCTGGCGGCCCGCTACAACGTCTGCATGCACCGCGGCAACCGGCTGCGCGAGCCTGGTCGCGGCCACGCCGAGAGCTTCTCTTGCCTCTTCCACGGCTGGAAGTACGGGCTCGACGGAAAGCTCCTCGAGGTACTCGACCCCGAGTCGTTTCCCCAGGGCTGCGAGGGTCTCGACCTGCGGCCGGTGCGCTGCGAGACCTGGGCCGGCTTCGTCTTCGTGAACCTCGACCCGGACGCCGTGCCGTTGCACGAGTACCTGGGCGTGATCCCCGAACACCTCGACCCCTACCACTTCGAGGAATGGAAGGTCGCCTTCGAGTGCACGATCGAGATCGAGTGCAATTGGAAGACGAGCGTCGATGCGTTCAACGAGGCCTATCACCTGGCGGCCACCCACACCTGGACGCTCGAGTTCAGCGACGACGTCGGCACGCTCTATGACTGCTACGACAAGCACACGCGCATGATCTTCCCGGAGGTACAAGCGAGCCCGCGCCACGAGGGCGCCGGCACCGTCACCCCGGGCATTCGCGACATGTTCCTCGCGCGCGTCGGCGTGGACCTCGAGAAGTTCGAGGGCGGGCCGGCGGAAGCCCGGACCGCCTACGCCGACGCGATCCGCAAGCTCGGACCGACCCTCGGCTGCGACTTCTCGGAGCTGAACGAGTCGCAGATGTGCGACGACTTTCACTACACCGTGTTTCCGAACGTCACCTTCAACACCCACTCGATGTTCACCTGGGTCTTCACCCACAGGCCCCACCCCGAAGACCCGAACAAGATGTACTTCGACTTCTGGAGTCTCTTGCGCGCACCCGCGCAGGACCTCCCGCGTCCGGAGAAGCGCCTCTACCGCACCGCCGACGGAGACACCCTGGCCGGAGAATGCGAGGGCGGAGATCTCCTCGACGAGGATCTCTACAACCTGCCGAGGATCCAGGCGGGCATGCGCTCGAAGGCCTTCGAGTCGCTCCACCTCGGCGAGCAGGAGATCCGCATCCGCCACTTTCACCGCACCCTCGAGCGCTATCTGGAAGGCAGCCTGTGA
- a CDS encoding Rieske 2Fe-2S domain-containing protein: protein MSAPSERADVCHVDVSGLAPGQTRAVEAEGIKLLVCNVDGAFFVIENRCPHAMVTLDQGTLRGCVLECPVHGGTLDVRDGSPQSHPIRRSAQTFSVREVGTTLEVSLS, encoded by the coding sequence GTGAGCGCCCCTTCCGAGCGGGCCGACGTCTGCCACGTCGACGTCTCGGGCCTCGCGCCGGGCCAGACCCGCGCCGTCGAAGCCGAGGGGATCAAGCTCCTGGTGTGCAACGTCGACGGCGCGTTCTTCGTGATCGAGAACCGCTGCCCCCACGCGATGGTCACCCTCGATCAGGGAACGCTGCGCGGCTGCGTCCTCGAATGCCCGGTCCACGGCGGCACCCTCGACGTACGGGACGGATCCCCCCAGAGTCACCCGATCCGCCGGTCCGCGCAGACCTTCTCGGTGCGCGAGGTCGGGACCACCCTCGAGGTTTCGCTCTCCTGA
- a CDS encoding amidohydrolase family protein, translating to MHDLAIRGGLLVDGSGAPPRAADVAVDDGRITAVAPEVGTARETIDATDRWVLPGIVDIHTHYDGQATWDSLLTPSCWHGVTTLVMGNCGVGFAPVRPGDEDFLVGLMEGVEDIPGTALSAGMKWGWESFPEYLDALDAIPHALDLGTQVPHGAVRAYVMGERGARNEPANAEDIARMAEVVREGMLAGALGFSTSRTIVHRAVDGEPVPGTFAAEDELFGIGRVLREVGRGLFELAPAGVMGEDLAAPAKEVAWMRRLSAETGRPVSFALSQHELDKDQFREVLALAREANADGAQLRPQVGSRPTMLLIGHSTFHPFSFKPSYQALETLPLPERVRALRDPETKRRILAETSVAGDDPRVGFVIQLIEQGMDKIFPLGDPPNYEPSPDQSIAAIAARENRDPFEVLYDRMLELDGRQLSMLAILSYGEGDLEALREMLEHPDSAFGLGDGGAHCGSICDASMTTFLLSHWVRDRTRGPKLPLEWVVRKMTRDTAELYGLHDRGVVAPGRKADLNVVDGERLELALPELVHDLPAGARRLIQRARGYDATIVSGVVTFRDGEHTGALPGRVLRGPQSAA from the coding sequence ATGCACGATCTCGCGATTCGCGGCGGTCTCCTGGTCGATGGCAGCGGCGCACCGCCGCGCGCTGCCGACGTTGCCGTCGACGACGGACGCATCACGGCGGTGGCACCCGAGGTCGGGACGGCCCGCGAGACGATCGACGCCACCGATCGTTGGGTGCTCCCCGGCATCGTCGACATCCACACCCACTACGATGGACAAGCGACCTGGGACTCGTTGCTCACGCCCTCGTGCTGGCACGGCGTCACCACCCTGGTGATGGGCAACTGCGGCGTCGGGTTCGCGCCGGTGCGACCGGGCGACGAGGACTTCCTCGTCGGACTGATGGAAGGCGTCGAGGACATCCCCGGGACCGCCCTGTCGGCCGGGATGAAATGGGGTTGGGAGAGCTTCCCGGAGTACCTGGACGCGCTCGACGCGATCCCCCACGCCCTCGACCTGGGCACCCAGGTGCCCCACGGCGCCGTGCGCGCCTACGTGATGGGCGAACGCGGCGCCCGCAACGAGCCGGCCAACGCCGAAGACATCGCCCGCATGGCCGAGGTCGTGCGGGAGGGGATGCTCGCCGGCGCGCTCGGTTTCAGCACGTCGCGCACGATCGTGCACCGCGCCGTCGACGGCGAGCCGGTACCCGGCACCTTCGCGGCCGAGGACGAACTCTTCGGGATCGGGCGCGTCCTGCGCGAGGTGGGACGCGGACTCTTCGAGCTCGCGCCGGCCGGCGTGATGGGCGAAGACCTGGCGGCACCGGCGAAGGAAGTGGCCTGGATGCGCCGGCTGTCCGCGGAGACGGGACGACCCGTGAGCTTCGCGCTCTCCCAACACGAGCTCGACAAGGACCAGTTCCGCGAGGTGCTGGCCCTCGCGCGAGAAGCGAACGCCGACGGGGCGCAGCTCCGACCGCAGGTGGGTTCCCGACCGACGATGCTCTTGATCGGGCATTCGACCTTCCACCCGTTCTCGTTCAAGCCGAGCTACCAGGCCCTCGAAACGCTCCCGCTCCCCGAGCGGGTGCGCGCGCTACGCGACCCCGAGACGAAGCGCCGCATCCTGGCCGAGACCTCGGTGGCGGGCGACGACCCGCGCGTCGGCTTCGTGATCCAGCTGATCGAGCAGGGCATGGACAAGATCTTCCCCCTCGGTGATCCGCCGAACTACGAGCCCAGCCCGGATCAGTCGATCGCGGCGATCGCCGCCCGCGAGAACCGCGACCCCTTCGAGGTGCTCTACGACCGCATGCTGGAGCTCGACGGACGCCAGCTCTCGATGCTCGCGATCCTCTCCTACGGCGAAGGCGACCTCGAGGCCCTGCGCGAGATGCTCGAACACCCGGACAGCGCCTTCGGTCTCGGGGACGGCGGCGCCCACTGCGGCTCGATCTGCGACGCGAGCATGACGACCTTCCTGCTCTCCCACTGGGTGCGCGATCGCACCCGCGGCCCGAAGCTCCCGCTCGAGTGGGTGGTGCGGAAGATGACCCGCGACACCGCCGAGCTCTACGGCCTGCACGACCGCGGCGTCGTGGCCCCGGGTCGCAAGGCCGACCTGAACGTCGTCGACGGCGAGCGTCTGGAGCTGGCCCTCCCCGAGCTGGTGCACGACCTGCCCGCCGGAGCGCGGCGCCTGATCCAACGCGCCCGCGGCTACGACGCGACGATCGTGTCGGGCGTGGTGACCTTCCGCGACGGCGAACACACCGGCGCGCTGCCGGGACGCGTGCTCCGCGGGCCCCAGTCGGCCGCGTAG
- a CDS encoding class I SAM-dependent methyltransferase yields MARVRIRRRSLQTLLSIDSHQAYHAHLFREALDPYLEDCKRAGREPGHVLAIGAGWREAEALATYPFQRVVLSGILEPDERIQAATARHPRLTYELANAEALPYAGSSFDLVLCKESLHHLPRPALGLYEMLRVCRHRAVFLEPWDCAVLAGFDRLGLTTRFERNLDANLQGRDNFVYRWSARGIESLLASYYIDSGERAEVDVGWLSTRILMARTPRVRKALLAAGWAMSWLPGGLGNHATVALVPGENRPADPAPVSEIPGF; encoded by the coding sequence TTGGCCCGCGTTCGCATCCGGCGTCGTTCGCTCCAGACGCTGCTGTCGATCGACAGCCATCAGGCGTACCACGCGCACCTGTTCCGGGAGGCGCTCGACCCCTACCTCGAAGACTGCAAGCGTGCGGGCCGCGAGCCCGGGCACGTGCTGGCGATCGGCGCGGGCTGGCGCGAAGCCGAGGCCCTGGCGACCTACCCGTTCCAGCGCGTGGTGCTCTCGGGAATCCTCGAGCCCGACGAACGCATTCAGGCGGCGACCGCGCGCCATCCGCGCCTGACCTACGAGTTGGCGAACGCCGAGGCCCTGCCCTACGCGGGGAGCTCCTTCGACCTCGTCCTCTGCAAGGAGTCGCTCCACCATCTGCCGCGCCCCGCACTCGGCCTCTATGAGATGCTGCGCGTCTGTCGGCACCGGGCCGTGTTCCTCGAGCCTTGGGACTGCGCCGTGCTGGCTGGCTTCGACCGACTCGGACTCACCACGCGCTTTGAGCGCAATCTCGACGCGAATCTCCAGGGGCGCGACAACTTCGTCTACCGCTGGAGTGCGCGCGGAATCGAGTCGCTCCTGGCGAGCTACTACATCGACTCGGGGGAGCGCGCCGAGGTCGACGTCGGCTGGCTCTCCACCCGGATCTTGATGGCCCGCACACCCCGCGTCCGCAAAGCGCTGCTGGCGGCGGGTTGGGCGATGAGCTGGCTGCCGGGCGGGCTCGGCAACCACGCCACGGTGGCACTCGTGCCCGGCGAGAACCGGCCGGCCGACCCCGCACCGGTCTCCGAGATCCCGGGCTTCTAG
- a CDS encoding amidohydrolase family protein, translating into MGRTAIVGAEWIDPEAGAARPGTLLIEGGRLAGFASTDADLTDWRRVDRTGAVGAPGFLDLHFHGELVSAGPDDFSAALARAAREQVESGTTAFLATTVCWPDADLAPRLDALAQATEATAEGGAACLGLHLEGPWISAAAPGAMDPGGVRPFDPARDRPLIDGLGERLCMVTFAPELPGADALLAALMAQGVVPALGHSAASAEQIEAAASEGLCHATHLWNAMGPFHHRAPGVAGAVLADDRIRCDLICDGHHVAPAVVRLSAAALGERLMLISDRVAVPSNGPSALGAAAAEGPDAPFRRADGTLVGSQLRLDRAVANLRRFADVGLAEAIAAVTLRPARQLGVEAERGTLRPGALADLALLDAEGAVVETWRSGEPVWSRATDG; encoded by the coding sequence GTGGGGCGCACCGCGATCGTCGGAGCCGAGTGGATCGACCCGGAGGCGGGGGCCGCCCGGCCCGGCACGCTCCTCATCGAAGGCGGCCGCCTCGCCGGCTTCGCGTCGACCGATGCCGACCTCACCGACTGGCGCCGGGTCGACCGGACCGGCGCCGTCGGCGCGCCCGGCTTTCTCGATCTGCACTTCCACGGCGAGCTCGTGTCGGCCGGTCCGGACGACTTCTCCGCCGCCCTCGCGCGGGCGGCGCGCGAGCAGGTCGAGAGCGGGACCACCGCGTTCCTCGCCACGACGGTGTGTTGGCCGGACGCGGATCTGGCTCCGCGCCTCGACGCGCTCGCCCAGGCCACCGAGGCGACGGCCGAGGGTGGCGCCGCCTGCCTGGGCCTCCATCTGGAAGGGCCCTGGATCAGCGCTGCGGCGCCCGGCGCGATGGATCCGGGCGGCGTCCGTCCCTTCGATCCAGCGCGCGACCGGCCCCTGATCGACGGATTGGGCGAACGCCTGTGCATGGTGACCTTCGCCCCCGAACTCCCCGGAGCGGACGCACTGCTCGCGGCCCTGATGGCCCAGGGCGTCGTGCCGGCCCTCGGTCACAGCGCCGCCTCCGCGGAGCAGATCGAGGCGGCGGCGAGCGAAGGGCTTTGTCACGCCACCCATCTCTGGAACGCCATGGGGCCTTTCCACCACCGTGCCCCCGGTGTGGCCGGTGCGGTGCTCGCCGACGACCGCATCCGCTGCGACCTCATCTGCGATGGCCATCACGTCGCGCCGGCGGTGGTACGTCTCAGCGCGGCGGCCCTGGGCGAGCGCCTGATGCTGATCAGCGACCGGGTGGCGGTTCCGAGCAACGGTCCATCGGCGCTGGGCGCCGCCGCAGCCGAGGGTCCGGATGCGCCGTTCCGGCGCGCCGACGGCACCCTGGTGGGCAGCCAGCTGCGCCTCGACCGGGCCGTCGCGAACCTGCGGCGATTCGCCGACGTCGGGCTCGCCGAGGCGATCGCCGCCGTCACCCTGCGACCGGCCCGGCAGCTCGGCGTCGAGGCCGAACGCGGCACCCTGCGACCGGGCGCGCTTGCGGACCTGGCGCTGCTCGACGCCGAAGGAGCGGTCGTCGAGACCTGGCGCAGCGGCGAGCCCGTGTGGTCGCGCGCGACCGACGGCTAG
- a CDS encoding peptidylprolyl isomerase, with translation MHLESMVRVARVSLLAILLAGTPALAEDEEATLKVGTGRTVSVEYTLTLDDGTVADTNVGRDPLTFELGAGQMLPGFEQGIAGASAGESREFELPPEAAYGPVRADLKQEVPLDAIPEDARQVGAVLVAQAETGDRRRVEVLEVTDTHVVVDLNHPLAGRTLKFQVKVLAIQ, from the coding sequence GTGCATCTCGAGTCGATGGTTCGCGTGGCGCGTGTGTCGCTTCTGGCAATCCTCTTGGCCGGAACTCCGGCGTTGGCCGAAGACGAGGAGGCGACACTCAAGGTAGGAACGGGCCGCACCGTCTCGGTGGAGTACACCCTCACACTCGACGACGGCACCGTGGCCGATACGAACGTCGGGCGCGACCCGCTCACCTTCGAGCTGGGAGCGGGGCAGATGCTCCCCGGCTTCGAGCAGGGCATCGCCGGTGCGAGCGCAGGGGAGAGCCGCGAGTTCGAGCTACCGCCCGAGGCGGCCTACGGACCGGTGCGGGCCGACCTCAAACAAGAGGTGCCGCTCGACGCGATTCCCGAGGACGCGCGCCAGGTAGGTGCCGTCCTCGTGGCGCAGGCCGAGACGGGTGACCGTCGTCGGGTCGAGGTGCTCGAGGTGACCGACACCCATGTCGTCGTCGACCTCAACCATCCGCTCGCCGGGCGCACGCTGAAGTTCCAGGTGAAGGTGCTCGCGATCCAGTAG